From the Brachyhypopomus gauderio isolate BG-103 chromosome 5, BGAUD_0.2, whole genome shotgun sequence genome, one window contains:
- the zdhhc3b gene encoding palmitoyltransferase ZDHHC3, with product MKGSPAPRSRDIVRQAGYLQPEHCAPPPPRSGSPTEMWFVRDGCGVACGLITWLLVLYAEFVVVFVLLLPAKNVAYSLVNGALFNTLAFLALASHFKAMCTDPGAVPKGNATKEFIESLQLKPGQVVYKCPKCCSIKPERAHHCSVCKRCIKKMDHHCPWVNNCVGENNQKYFVLFTMYIALISFHALIMAAFHFVFCFEEDWSKCSTFSPPATVILLILLCFEGLLFLIFTAVMFGTQVHSICTDETGIEQLKKEERQWVKKSRWMNMKMVFGHPFSLSWLSPFATPDHGKADAYQYVV from the exons ATGAAGGGCAGCCCAGCCCCCCGCAGTAGAGATATCGTGCGGCAGGCGGGGTATTTGCAGCCGGAGCActgtgcccctccccctccacgcTCGGGCTCGCCCACTGAGATGTGGTTCGTCCGGGACGGCTGCGGCGTGGCCTGTGGCCTCATCACCTGGCTGCTGGTGTTGTACGCAGAGTTTGTGGTGGTCTTCGTCTTGCTCCTGCCTGCCAAGAATGTGGCCTACAGCCTGGTGAATGGAGCGCTCTTCAACACGCTGGCCTTCCTCGCCCTCGCCTCCCACTTCAAGGCTATGTGCACTGACCCG GGGGCAGTGCCGAAAGGAAACGCTACTAAGGAATTCATTGAGAGTCTGCAGCTGAAACCGGGCCAGGTGGTATACAAGTGTCCCAAGTGCTGCAGTATCAAACCAGAACGGGCCCACCactgcag TGTGTGTAAACGCTGCATCAAAAAGATGGATCACCACTGTCCTTGGGTAAACAACTGTGTTGGAGAAAACAACCAGAAATACTTTGTGCTCTTCACA ATGTACATCGCTCTGATATCTTTTCATGCCCTCATCATGGCTGCGTTCCATTTTGTCTTCTGCTTTGAGGAAGACTGGTCAA AGTGCAGTACCTTCTCTCCTCCTGCCACGGTCATCCTGCTCATCCTGCTGTGTTTTGAgggcctcctcttcctcatcttcaccGCAGTCATGTTCGGGACCCAAGTCCACTCCATCTGTACTGACGAGACC GGCATCGAGCAGCTGAAGAAGGAGGAGCGGCAGTGGGTGAAGAAGTCGAGGTGGATGAACATGAAGATGGTGTTTGGACACCCCTTTTCCCTCTCCTGGCTCAGTCCCTTCGCCACGCCGGACCACGGCAAGGCCGACGCCTACCAGTATGTGGTCTGA